A single region of the Polyodon spathula isolate WHYD16114869_AA chromosome 12, ASM1765450v1, whole genome shotgun sequence genome encodes:
- the rdm1 gene encoding RAD52 motif-containing protein 1, whose translation MKNMDIEADLVEFKVPVENNKTLFVWNILPKFSEAEIYNSVEEVFSNYGPLYSVRVCRNAAVAEPGYYAIVKYYSAAQASKAQVTTNGKGIFQESPLKVRLCTKQNATFQQRFTYLRSAKCQELANHYLGFNGWSSRIVTLKDISQTNEQEDKDPVLGTQTNNLKYGCIIELIFHNYGVCCRGVGVAEEPFENDTDPLARLMKKGQVQKLAKERAMSDAFQKVLFVVLGNGKVAVECRFDPDQIVPDEELGGLIQVNDISWSQFEQEREDDEILSELSFNVTDVQ comes from the exons atgaagaATATGGATATCGAAGCAGACCTAGTGGAGTTCAAAGTGCCCGTGGAAAATAATAAAACGTTGTTTGTTTGGAACATTCTGCCTAAGTTTTCAGAAGCGGAAATTTAC AATTCTGTGGAGGAGGTGTTCTCTAATTATGGCCCCCTGTATTCAGTGCGGGTCTGTCGGAATGCAGCTGTTGCTGAACCTGGTTACTATGCCATTGTGAAATATTACTCCGCTGCCCAAGCCAGCAAAGCACAGGTGACTACAAATGGAAAAGGTATATTTCAGGAGTCTCCGCTGAAG GTTCGACTCTGTACCAAGCAGAATGCTACATTTCAACAAAGGTTTACATATCTTAGAAGTGCCAAGTGCCAGGAGTTAGCCAACCACTATCTGGGTTTCAATGGTTGGTCCAGTCGTATAGTCACT CTTAAAGATATTTCCCAAACGAATGAACAGGAAGACAAGGATCCGGTGCTGGGAACACAGACAAACAATCTGAAATATGGTTGTATCATTGAATTAATATTCCATAACTATGGAGTCTGCTGCAGAGGAGTCGGGGTGGCTGAAGAGCCCTTTGAAAATGACACGG ATCCATTGGCACGCTTAATGAAAAAAGGACAAGTTCAAAAACTGGCAAAAGAGCGAGCCATGTCGGATGCTTTTCAGAAAGTGCTCTTCGTTGTATTGG GTAATGGAAAGGTAGCTGTTGAATGCAGGTTCGATCCAGATCAGATTGTACCTGATGAAGAACTAGGAGGATTAATACAG GTGAATGATATTTCATGGAGTCAGTTTGAGCAAGAAAGAGAAGATGATGAAATTCTGTCTGAATTGAGCTTTAATGTAACAGATGTACAATGA
- the gh1 gene encoding somatotropin: MASGLLLCPVLLAILLVSPEETGAYPMIPLSSLFTNAVLRAQYLHQLAADIYKDFERTYVPDEQRHSSKNSPSAFCYSETIPAPTGKDEAQQRSDVELLRFSLALIQSWISPLQSLSHVFTNSLVFSTSDRVFEKLKDLEEGIVALMRDLLGGFGGSTLLKLTYDKFDVNLRNDEALFKNYGLLSCFKKDMHKVETYLKVMKCRRFVESNCTL, from the exons ATGGCATCAG GTCTGCTTCTGTGCCCAGTGTTGCTGGCTATATTGCTGGTCTCTCCTGAAGAGACTGGGGCCTACCCTATGATTCCACTATCCAGTCTTTTCACAAACGCTGTGCTCAGAGCACAGTACCTACACCAGCTTGCTGCGGACATTTACAAAGATTTT GAGCGTACCTATGTTCCCGATGAGCAGCGTCACTCCAGCAAAAACTCCCCGTCAGCATTTTGCTACTCTGAGACTATCCCTGCTCCCACCGGCAAAGATGAGGCCCAACAGCGATCA gaTGTGGAGCTGCTTCGGTTTTCCCTGGCTCTCATCCAATCCTGGATTAGCCCCCTGCAGTCCCTGAGCCATGTTTTCACCAATAGCCTGGTGTTCAGCACCTCTGACCGAGTGTTTGAGAAACTGAAAGATCTGGAGGAAGGCATTGTGGCTCTCATGAGGG ACCTCCTTGGCGGTTTTGGAGGTTCTACTTTGCTGAAGCTCACTTATGATAAGTTTGATGTCAACCTAAGAAACGATGAAGCTCTGTTTAAAAATTACGGGCTTTTAAGTTGTTTTAAGAAAGATATGCACAAAGTGGAGACGTACCTGAAAGTGATGAAATGCAGGCGTTTTGTGGAAAGCAACTGTACCCTGTAG